AATCGGTGATATGATACTGGCGATCAAATATCTGAACAGTCTGATCCACGTTCAGATCGATGAGGGACATGAACTCATTGTCGCACGGCGGCGCCTTCTGGACCCGCTGCCTGTGAACCACACATCCCTGCACAATTCCCGAGTTGTCCACCCGGGGCTCGTAGATCTCCAAGGTACCATCCTCCAGATAGTAGTAGATCTTGACCTTGCGCACCAGATAGGGCGCATGGTAGACCTCCTGAAGGGTCTGCTTGAAGTAGGCATGGAAGCACAACACCTTCTTGTCGTACGCCAGCCATGGAGGCATCCGGGGACCCGAACGTGGCGGATATATGGAGGATGCCCCAACGGGGGGACAGCTTATGTCCACCGTAACGCCGCCCGATTCCGCAGGAGGCGGTTGCTGGCGATCACTCAGCATGCTCAGACCTTGGACATTGGCCAGCGATTGCGGTTTGGGGTAATGTCCCTTGGATACCTGTTACTCGCATAGATGCATATCTAATCCCATTTGATGTTCGATCCGAAGTACTTACATCGCGGAAGAGAGTCCCCGGAAGAAGGGGCATTCCAGGAATGCGCAGCattgtgtatattttttgagAATTGAACCGTTTTCGAcctttttggaaatattttgtatatttggtGTACGCTCTAAATGTAATACAGAGCACTATTGAAGAAAATTCAAGACCAGATCCTGCGGAGCCTACTGTTTTTtactcttttttctttttattactCCAAGTTCGCATACTTCCTATTTGAAGATTTGACCTCTTTCAAAAAAATCAACCACTTGTACACTTATCAAACGTCTCCCACGGTTTGCATTCAACTTTACTTCTTATTGTCAATGCataaaatagtaataaaacatataGAATACTGTCAATGttataaacaaacacaacTTAATTTGTGGGTGCTCAAACGGAAATGGTTAAAAGGGACGAATGCAAGCGAAAATCCATGAATGTCTGATGCTTGAAgataacttatagtttaccCAATGAGACAgtcattttggtttttatctTATAAATacaatgtaaaataatatcaTTATGCAATGGTATATGCGATGGTTTACTATTCGATACGAAAAATGTATGCTTAATTGTGAGTTAGTCTCGCAGCTCTATTGCTTTTGAGATttcaaaaaatacatttcttgttttaagttatattctgggaattgtttgtggtatatgtatgtgtgtatgtatgtatatataatggATAGCTGCTGGATGTTCCTTTTATTCGGAGGGTGTGAGATCGTTTTCAGGTTCGTTTTCGTTGAGAATTTGAGAAAGCAGATCGTAGAGTGGTTCTAATATCTTTTTCGCTCCAGCATTGGTCAGATTCTTATAGTCGAACATATCGTGATGACTGATGCTGCCGTCGCTCTGGACCAAACCCTTGTCAATGGCCACCGTCTGGACGCGATACAAGCCCTTGGTCAATCCATTGACCACCTCGTTGATTTGGGCATTCTTTTCGCGCAACTTATTGGGCTGCTGGCCACGCGGCAGTAGCGACTGCAAGTGAGAGATAGATGGCAATGGTGAGGAATTACTGCGACTGGCTAATACCACAACTACTTACGGGCAAAACGATGTAGGCGTTGGGCAGCTTTTGACGGATTTTCGTTACGTTCGCGAGCACACCCTCGGCCACTTCCTCCGCGCTGTTACGCACGTTATTGGTGCCCACATGGAGGACGACGATTTTGGGATTCACATTGTCCAGCGCACCGTTTTCGATGCGCCACAGTACGTGCTCGGTGCAGTCGTCGCGAATGCTGAAGTTAAGGCAGTGCAGCGGCGCAAAGTACTGATTCCAGGCCTCCGTGTCCTGGACGGTCTCGAAGATGCAGTCGCCGAGGAATATCACATCCGGATCCTTTTCGCGGCAATCGGAGATGAACCGCCGGTGTATGCTGTGCCAACGCTTGTCGCCATCCAGATCGGGCAATGGGGTGGGCAGCACACAGGGATTCATTTCGTCGGCGTGCTCAGATTCAGTTGCAGATCAAGAGTGAGTGTCAGTTAAagattccgatttcgattcctattcctatttcgatttcgattcagTTGCAGTTTCAGCATGCGGATGAATGCGGCATCGGCTGCGGCTTAGTCTTACCGGGTACTTGGGCGTTCTGCTCGGCTTGCAGTGACAGCGTTGCAGTCGTGGACAACCAATTCAACTGATCTTCGCTAGCATAAAAAGCTCCGTACCGTGTTTACTTTAATAAATCTTTTTTATGGCGaagattttttttcttttttttttgttttaggttACCTTAACATCAACACCCGTAAATGTCGTGGAATTATTTGGCCACACTCGTGTACGTGGAAATTGCCAAGGAATTACGGTTGGAAAGAtttataagtttattttaatttagtataGAAAATCTATTATTTCTTGGTAAGCGtttatgttttcgtttttagaGAGATGGTAGATGTTTGGTATTTTTCCAGGGCTGGAAAGTGTTGCCTAGCAGTGTTGCACTTGGAACAGCTGAATAAGATGTGGGATACGCTAGCGAAAACGTTATACGGTCACATATGTTATTGTTTGTAACGTGCATTTTATTCAAAGTATTATTGTCAAATGCGTTATCGTTGGGAAgtcttttaattgttatttactattggattttttaattatatcaaatatatataaatgaagcAAGACTATTTTGTTAGCTTTTTTTAGAgagcttaaaaaatattacgaTGATTTATTTCAGAAATATAAAGATTAAGATTTAAGcaagttaaatttttaaatagtaAAGGACTATGATTTATCatgtattattattgaactgcataaatatcaatatacCATTACACTTACTGGCATCGCAAAACTTTCCGTCGCTATCTTGGCGCAACCGATTCCGAATTCAGCGTGCGGTCACACTGCAGCAATGACATAACCTAGTTATTGTCAAAGAAACTgaagttaattttatttcttcgaAAACATTAATCGCAACTTGCGTTAGGTTCGACGGCATGTTGAAGCTTAACCGTGTTCGCCAGCTGCGAACGACGTACAAGCGCTGTTTGGCCGGCCAGTCGCAGCTGCAGCTCAATAGCACGGACGCAGAGCCGGTATATCCGGAGATTCAGGATCCGTCCTTCAAGGCGCGCAAGCAGAAGGATGCGGCCAACTGGCACGAGGAAATCCGGCAGGTGCCGACGGTGGAGGAGaagatgatcaaaatcaatatGCCCCGCTATTACGGCTTCAAGGTGGTCGACTTCAACGACTCGAAAATTCCCTACAACGCACTGCCGCTCACGCAACATTATACGCGCACAGTGCTCGAGGATTTGCCATCAGAAACGGAGAAGAAGGCACAGGCTCAGGACTccgagcaggagcagcagcagccgagcGAGGATGGTCTTTTCAAGGCGGCTCGCGGGGATGTCATCGATGCCCTCGAGTTTGCCCACGACTACTACAAGTGGGTACAACGAGGTCCGCTTCCAACGAACCAAGTTCTCCGGCGAGTTTGCGGACAGTCGCTTGTCCAACTCACCTAAGAACTCGGATTGGTTGGAGTGGCCCTAGTTACAAGTTGGGTCGTCTGATATTAATTTATTCTCCTCCATTACCAAGCGTAGGCACCTGGAAAAGCAACCCAACTCTGCCGAATCGAACCCCGTTGAACGTGAGCGCATCCTAACGCAGATCATTGTGGAACAGCTGAACAGAGCTCTGCTGCAGTCGCTCAGCGAGGAGTACAAGCACCTGGATGAGCTCGAGGTCGACTACAATCCACGCCACGAAGCCTTCTGGGCGGTTGGCGGCGTAGATCCTCCCAAGAACGTGCAGAAATCGAAGAAGGGCCGGGAATGGCAAAAGGATATGGCAAACGATAGCGTTGATCGGCTGGTTCAGTATACGGGAGCGCCGTATCTTGCCCTGCGCCATCGCAAGCAATTGTCGCCGTGGAAAACGGAACAGGAAAGCGAAAACCTCGAGCTGAGCAAACAGCTGCCCCGTTTTAAGCACGACCCGCGAACCCTCGGCTACAGCACCAAGCATCAGCACGCCACCAATGTGCCAGGCTATTGGCCCAAAGAAAATGAGCATAACTTCGGCCTGCTCTCATTTCAATCGCGTGCACACCTGCAGATCCGTCCGAAATCATTCGGCGAACAGGATCAGCTGGAGGCTCTGCATGCGCTGGCGATTAAATCGTCATACGCCTGGCTTTTGGCCCAGGCGAACTACAATGGCTTCAACACCTACAACGAACTGACCTATCCCATGAACACTCAAACTGTGATCACGAACGGCAGGGAATGGAGCTTTTACGAGTATCAGCTTAAtacgctgctgctgcacggcACGAACGTGGCGGAAAATCCCCGTGTCAACTTCTGTCGCGGTACAAAGCCACTTCCACTCTACGCCGAGATTTCGGCGAGCGGCAAGTGCGTTGATTTCAACGATACCGCACTGCGGCACCTGCTCAACTTCTATGCCAATGCGCCATCGATTCAGCGGAGTATTGGGGAGCAGCAGCCGTATGTTGCCTCCGACGTTTCCGCGTATGAGAACGCCGAACAGCGTGACTTTATCAATAAGACCTTCAAATATTTGGCATCAAACCGACCGCGACACTTGGAGTTACCCGAAATCTACCTGTGGGAGAAGCTATACAAGATCGATAACAAAAATCGCGCCATGGAGGCTAAGAGACGCTTCTTCGAGCTGAACATCAATCCTTGGCAGCGAACGCTGGACACACATGACAAGGAGTATGTGCCGCGGGCAGTCCGACCAGACGTCCCTAAGAATAAGAACAGGTTCAAGAAGACGTACTACCCTTAAATGAATAAAGATAAACACTTCCTAAGGTTACACTTGTTAAAAAAGcggcatttttaatgcaaaataGAGGATTGGCGATTCGGAGTTGCTTTAAACTTTGATTAACTCAATTTTCCGCAAACTTTCTTCAGTATCttaaagatttttaatataaatgttttgttaaatttagAGGGAGTGCCTTacaaagtacatatatataaatttattaactttgTTATGTTCGTCGATAAAATCTTCTGTTAATTTATAAGGTAGTCTTTCTTATCTTAAATTCCTTCCAATAGATATGATTATAAAAATACCTGGAATTTTGCCAATTATTAGTGCTGATGATGCTGAAACTTGCCAATGCAATGCTTGTtatcattatttaattgtttatgcaGCACATATTTATTCTAGATTCcattgtttatttcatttatcaGCAAACATACCGCAGTTATCTCAAAAAGTGGGTAAAATGCGGTTACATTGGACCAGAACAATATTTTTCGAACGTAAAAGAggttatataattatattatttataataaatcataaattgaACATAAGGTATATATGATAGTCCATATAAGTACATTTCAAACTCTTACTTAGTCTggtaatatgtatgtattaatAACTTGATTTTGTATTATCGCAATTATTATAGTAGTCTTACATATTTGATAATAACTTTATAGTCCTATTTCAAAGTTAGgattgctaaaaaaaaagttaccACTTGTTGACTATTTCGGTAACGTCCCAGCTAACCGTATGGTATGTTATAACGGCCGTGCGACGGTCACACTGGATCTGAATAGTTAGGCTCGAGTAAATAACCAGTTTGAGACTTTACGGTGGTTCGGAAACTCGTACCTTGCGCTTCGGTTGTCCAAAAAGGTAGAGCAGTAACCTgttgcatatatattttttttttttggtaatagTGGAAAGTGTAGTGCAGACAAGAGTCGAACCCGACTGATATTGAGTCGAAATTCCGTTGGGCGAGTGCTGAAAAATCTTGAATATTGATCGTGGAGTATGTGGATACGGTGAGCATTTGTGGGCAAACAAGTGTATTTCTCGGttattttcttctattttttcgTGGAGCCCATCGAGCTTATAAAGTTGTAAGCCGTGGTGTATAATAATGTGTATAATAATTATGCCATAACATAGCAGTAGTACAAAAGTATGCTACTGATGATGTGGAACAAGCACGGATTATCATAAATATGCCATGGACTCTGTGGAATGCCAGTGTAAAATAGTGAAACCAGTGGCCAACCACATATTTGTCTACATCTATATCTATGtctatgtgcatatatatatatctatatctatatctatgtCTATTCCTCCCCCTCCGATCGCGAGCGATCCGATAAAACACTGTGTTTATGCTTTGCATTCTGCGATCTCATGAATACGTGAAATCAACATCGAAATCTCCAAATCTCCAGCCAACCGACGtgcttgcatgtgtgtatAGTTTAgttgaaacaaaaaagaattaacgacaacgacaaccgAATGGCAGTTAATTCCTATTGTTTTCGAGCGGCCTGTCCCAGAAATACCGTTCGATCACAAGCTTCATATCTCGGTGTCCCAGAATTCCAGTTCTTGGCCCACACTTTTTATAGATATGAACGGACTTTTATGATCTAGACATGTTTAGGTCGTCGTCTATGCTCCAACCCTTTAATATTCGGACACTTTGGGAGTTTCTGGTgttgcattaaataataataattgaataattgcAATCCTATGTGTTTATTCACCATATCTCGAGATGAGTTTGCCCTGGAGCAGCGCCATGACGGTTATATTATGTTGATGTTTGGCGCTACTTAAATGGCTCGCTCGAATCGAAAACCGTTAAGGCGATTGATGAGTTTGACCTCCTAaagctgaagaagaagaaatgcGGTTCTATCTTTAGCTACTCCATGTGCATACATACGAAAAACGAGCAGCTCGTGTTATAATAGTTAGTCAGTTACACCATTCATAACGCGACAAGTGCTGCATGGGATTTTCATGATCTTGGTCTTGTCTTGAAGGTCGGAAGTCGACTATAGAACTCTATGTGCATCTAACCACAAATTGAAAAGTAATCCAGTGTTTATTGGCAGTCCTTTTGGCTCATAATCATTTCGGATTTCGGATCTTTGAACCATGGATGAAAAGGAGCACGAATTGTCGACGCGGGTGGCGAAAAGTGAGGAGAACGAGGATGACGAGAAGCTCAATGAGTtatccttttgttttgttcgggtgagtatttatttatttatgtttttgtgcATTCAGCGATGCGTAAAATGCCAAGTGGTATTAATCATGTAGActgttaaatattaatattttccaattgtaaTTGTTATCATCTAAAACACCATAAATGATTGTATCACCCAAAAGCTTTGTTATGGAATATTTGATTCTGAACACTGAGTCATAACTTTAAGGGATCGCTATCATGACTAATGACGTACAAGAATCCGCCAATAAAAGCCAATATCTCCACAATATAGCCTTAaattcgtatatatatatttagatataatCTATATAATCATATACCATCCTGTTTCCAGGGTTCAGATCCACGAGCTGCCACTTGTCGCAGCAAACTCCAAAACAGGCGatgcaaattaaacaaagaaataaataaggaaCTCCGTCTTCGAGCTGGTGCCGAGAATCTATATAAGGTGGGTACCTCAACTTACCTTATCACTCTGaacctacatatgtatgccCATGCCAAAACTAAATGCATAtctttatgtatatatatatatatatatttaggcCACATCGAATCGCAAACTGCGCGACACAGTTGCCTTGGAATTAAGCTTTGTCAACTCAAATCTGCAACTGCTGAAGGAGCAACTGGCCGAGTTGAATTCGTCGGTGGAAATCTATCAGAGCGAAAGGTGAGACAATAAGCCCGCTCCTGGGATAAGAAACTGTGTGGAAAGACCCATACACAAGGTCTAACTTTCAAGGAAGCAGGCAGTTTAAAGCCATTCCTTTGAtgatattataataataatcctCTAACAATCCCTAGTCACAATGGAATTATGCCCATGATACCGCTGGGACTGAAGGAAACCAAGGAGATCAATTTCATGGAACCATTCTCCGACTTCATCCTGGAACACTACAGCGAGGAGCCCTCAATGTACATAGATGCCATAGCAGATATGACGGACACGAGACAGGTAATGCCTCATACATATATCAGAGTTTAATCTAACTAATCTTATGCGAACAACTTCTAATAGGCATCCAAAACACCGTCACGAGATGCCCTGGGAGTGGCGCTACTTTTCCGCTACTACAACACGCTGTATTACGTGGAGCGTCGCTTCTTTCCGCCGGATCGTAACCTGGGCGTGTACTTCGAGTGGTACGACTCGCTCACGGGAGTTCCCTCGTGCCAGCGGACCATCGCGTTCGAGAAAGCCTGCACCCTGTTCAATCTGGGCGGCATATATACGCAGATCGGCGCTCGACACGATCGCACGACGGAACGGGGTCTCGACTTGGCCGTGGATAGTTTTCTACGGGCCGCCGGGGTCTTTCGTCACATCTACGATACGTTCACGAATGCGCCATCGATGGACCTGAAGCCCCAGGTCCTGGACGTGCTCGTTTCGCTGATGCTTTCCCAGGCGCGAGAATGCCTCTTTGAGAAGCTCCAACTGCAGATCGAGGCGATGAGCGTGAGTATCCGTCagcatatatagtatatagtatagtatgcAGTTATATAATTGTATCATCTATATAACCACACAGTACGATTGCCAGGCGTTTCGGGATTTGGCTGGCGAGGCTGCTCAAATATCGCACGAGTACAATGAGATGCACAAGAACATCCAGGCAAACGATACGCACACCTATCTTCCGGAATGCTGGGCCGGTCTAGTGCCAGTCAAGGCGGAACTTTACAAAGGTAGAATGGGTTATCACCTCGAAATGGGAATATTCATACTAAAGTGGGATTGTAAACGCCAACAGCATTCGCACATTTCTACAAGGCACGGAGCATAGATGCGACGGACGAGCTGAAGGCATCCAAGTCAAGTCAAAAGAACCAGGAATCCTTCATCGGCAATTCCCAGGAGGTGGAGCGCATCACCACCGCCGACTATGGGGCCAGCGATGAGGCGTCCACCTCCATTGCCAACAAACTGGCCCACTTAAAGGAGGCGCTGGCCAGCATTGAGGAAGCCCAGCGATTGCAGCGGATGTGTCGGTTCTTAAAGGTATATATACTTCTTA
This Drosophila simulans strain w501 chromosome X, Prin_Dsim_3.1, whole genome shotgun sequence DNA region includes the following protein-coding sequences:
- the LOC6726072 gene encoding platelet-activating factor acetylhydrolase IB subunit beta homolog, which gives rise to MNPCVLPTPLPDLDGDKRWHSIHRRFISDCREKDPDVIFLGDCIFETVQDTEAWNQYFAPLHCLNFSIRDDCTEHVLWRIENGALDNVNPKIVVLHVGTNNVRNSAEEVAEGVLANVTKIRQKLPNAYIVLPSLLPRGQQPNKLREKNAQINEVVNGLTKGLYRVQTVAIDKGLVQSDGSISHHDMFDYKNLTNAGAKKILEPLYDLLSQILNENEPENDLTPSE
- the LOC6726073 gene encoding 39S ribosomal protein S30, mitochondrial, whose product is MLKLNRVRQLRTTYKRCLAGQSQLQLNSTDAEPVYPEIQDPSFKARKQKDAANWHEEIRQVPTVEEKMIKINMPRYYGFKVVDFNDSKIPYNALPLTQHYTRTVLEDLPSETEKKAQAQDSEQEQQQPSEDGLFKAARGDVIDALEFAHDYYKHLEKQPNSAESNPVERERILTQIIVEQLNRALLQSLSEEYKHLDELEVDYNPRHEAFWAVGGVDPPKNVQKSKKGREWQKDMANDSVDRLVQYTGAPYLALRHRKQLSPWKTEQESENLELSKQLPRFKHDPRTLGYSTKHQHATNVPGYWPKENEHNFGLLSFQSRAHLQIRPKSFGEQDQLEALHALAIKSSYAWLLAQANYNGFNTYNELTYPMNTQTVITNGREWSFYEYQLNTLLLHGTNVAENPRVNFCRGTKPLPLYAEISASGKCVDFNDTALRHLLNFYANAPSIQRSIGEQQPYVASDVSAYENAEQRDFINKTFKYLASNRPRHLELPEIYLWEKLYKIDNKNRAMEAKRRFFELNINPWQRTLDTHDKEYVPRAVRPDVPKNKNRFKKTYYP
- the LOC6726075 gene encoding rhophilin-2-A, translated to MDEKEHELSTRVAKSEENEDDEKLNELSFCFVRGSDPRAATCRSKLQNRRCKLNKEINKELRLRAGAENLYKATSNRKLRDTVALELSFVNSNLQLLKEQLAELNSSVEIYQSESHNGIMPMIPLGLKETKEINFMEPFSDFILEHYSEEPSMYIDAIADMTDTRQASKTPSRDALGVALLFRYYNTLYYVERRFFPPDRNLGVYFEWYDSLTGVPSCQRTIAFEKACTLFNLGGIYTQIGARHDRTTERGLDLAVDSFLRAAGVFRHIYDTFTNAPSMDLKPQVLDVLVSLMLSQARECLFEKLQLQIEAMSYDCQAFRDLAGEAAQISHEYNEMHKNIQANDTHTYLPECWAGLVPVKAELYKAFAHFYKARSIDATDELKASKSSQKNQESFIGNSQEVERITTADYGASDEASTSIANKLAHLKEALASIEEAQRLQRMCRFLKNKASLTEVMKEVHSKSQEELEKFRLQASAKNIEDGDLLERSVEASSKFTLSLTGPDFTSHKVKDPFKRLGPIAIFSARRHWTAPRCVRLQKGSSLYHSVPSNNNKCPLDNDDDEEHDGGYNLYKEEFENFGFHVRGDAPVIIAHVEINSLADLGGIKEGDFIVEIAGVDVKWYSHQQVVQLIQSCGSTLELRVITPMDRNYLKPLSSKGSLSTLSAASSSGISSGFPSPTSIAAKPKLHLKTSSSSRPAGSVSSSSWNPFRRTPSLAKIF